A section of the Pseudomonas prosekii genome encodes:
- a CDS encoding DUF4823 domain-containing protein produces the protein MRSLVLLLAVLALGGCMNVSDMGEGVRYHMSDAGLLDHSNSQRANNFRIQPDSFIYIAQGAFAPPGSAYPRPNVVAEEAFNGFIEYFPMVRRARAPEGLDAAMGEARAVGAHYLLYTRFAKADDRIGNSDEWLDQEAVDRLGIDSGIIQIMLIETSTQYLIDTARIKSRGGLLTFHDTKPEDLLGPPLEQYARSLLGLSDH, from the coding sequence ATGCGTAGCCTGGTTTTGCTGCTGGCCGTTTTGGCGCTTGGTGGCTGCATGAATGTCAGCGACATGGGCGAAGGTGTTCGCTATCACATGAGCGACGCGGGGCTGCTGGACCACAGCAACAGCCAGCGCGCGAACAACTTCCGCATTCAGCCGGACTCGTTCATTTACATCGCCCAAGGTGCTTTCGCGCCGCCGGGCAGCGCCTACCCGCGACCTAACGTGGTCGCCGAAGAAGCCTTCAACGGTTTTATCGAATATTTCCCGATGGTCCGCCGCGCGCGTGCCCCCGAGGGCCTCGACGCCGCGATGGGCGAAGCTCGCGCAGTCGGCGCGCATTACCTGCTGTACACGCGCTTCGCCAAGGCTGACGACCGCATCGGCAACTCGGACGAATGGCTCGACCAGGAAGCCGTGGATCGCCTCGGCATCGACAGCGGGATCATTCAGATCATGTTGATCGAGACCAGCACCCAGTATTTGATTGATACTGCACGCATCAAAAGTCGTGGCGGTTTACTGACGTTCCACGACACCAAGCCAGAAGACCTGCTGGGCCCGCCGCTGGAGCAATACGCTCGCAGCCTGTTGGGGCTCAGCGATCACTAA